From a region of the Zingiber officinale cultivar Zhangliang chromosome 4B, Zo_v1.1, whole genome shotgun sequence genome:
- the LOC121974473 gene encoding protein NRT1/ PTR FAMILY 5.1-like: protein MDGKGYTRDGSVDLHGRPAVASRTGRWRACAFLVGYEAFERMAFYGVAANLVVYLTTQLREDTVSSVRNVNNWSGSVWLTPILGAYIADTYFGRFWTFTVSSLVYILGMVLLTMAVSIKSLRPTCSGEVCEKASAAQIAYFYAALYVMAVGAGGTKPNISTFGADQFDDFDPWEKKLKASFFNWWMFSSFLGGLIATLGLVYVQENVGWGVGYGIPTIGLVVSLLIFYLGTPNYRHKPVKDASPTRELRRVLATAFANRQLKLPGDPAELHELDPQHYLIAGKRRLCHSPSFRFLDRAAIKEGPNPCTVTQVQETKLVLGMALVWLTTLIPCTIFAQVNTLFVKQGITMDRRLGGRGFHLPAASLSSFIVVSMLVAVPLYDRYFVPFMRRRTGNPRGISLLQRVGIGFASHVLVTLVAYAVELRRLDVVRRRGVLSPGQVVPMSILWLLPQYMLLGIGDVFNAIGMLEFFYDQSPEGMQSLGTTFFTSGIGAGNFLNSLLVTVVDRVTRREGGRSWIGNDLNSSHLDYYYAFLMALSALNLAAFVSVAAKYEYKREVVLEVAPPEGKASAVAGPGDRRV, encoded by the exons ATGGATGGCAAGGGGTACACGAGGGATGGGTCCGTGGACCTCCATGGCCGGCCTGCGGTCGCATCTCGGACTGGAAGGTGGAGAGCCTGCGCCTTCCTCGTAG GATACGAGGCGTTCGAGAGGATGGCCTTCTACGGCGTGGCCGCCAACCTGGTGGTCTACCTCACCACGCAGCTGCGCGAGGACACTGTGTCGTCGGTGAGGAACGTCAACAACTGGTCGGGGTCGGTTTGGCTCACGCCGATCCTCGGAGCTTACATCGCCGACACCTACTTCGGTCGCTTCTGGACCTTCACCGTCTCCTCCCTCGTCTATATCCTG GGGATGGTTCTGCTGACCATGGCAGTCTCCATCAAGTCTCTCCGGCCGACCTGCAGCGGCGAGGTGTGCGAGAAGGCGTCGGCGGCCCAGATCGCCTACTTCTACGCCGCTCTCTACGTCATGGCCGTCGGCGCCGGCGGCACCAAGCCCAACATCTCGACGTTCGGCGCCGATCAGTTTGATGACTTTGATCCCTGGGAGAAGAAGCTCAAGGCGTCCTTCTTCAACTGGTGGATGTTCAGCTCCTTCCTCGGCGGCCTCATTGCCACGCTCGGCCTCGTCTACGTGCAGGAGAACGTCGGGTGGGGCGTTGGGTACGGCATTCCGACCATCGGCCTCGTCGTCTCGCTTCTCATCTTCTACCTGGGCACGCCCAATTACCGGCACAAGCCCGTGAAGGACGCCAGCCCGACTAGGGAATTGAGGAGGGTTCTAGCGACGGCCTTCGCGAACCGGCAGCTCAAGCTCCCCGGCGACCCGGCGGAGCTGCACGAGTTGGACCCGCAGCATTACTTGATCGCCGGGAAACGAAGGCTGTGTCATAGCCCTTCCTTCAGGTTTCTCGACCGAGCCGCCATTAAAGAAGGGCCGAATCCATGCACGGTGACGCAAGTCCAAGAGACGAAGCTCGTCCTTGGGATGGCGCTGGTGTGGCTCACCACCCTCATCCCCTGCACCATCTTCGCGCAGGTCAACACTCTGTTTGTGAAGCAGGGCATCACCATGGACCGCCGCCTCGGCGGCAGAGGATTCCACCTCCCCGCCGCCTCCCTCAGCAGCTTCATCGTCGTCTCCATGCTCGTCGCCGTCCCGCTCTACGACCGCTACTTCGTCCCCTTCATGCGCCGGCGCACCGGCAACCCCCGGGGCATCTCCCTGCTGCAGCGCGTCGGCATCGGCTTCGCCTCCCACGTGCTCGTCACGCTCGTGGCCTACGCCGTCGAGCTGCGCCGCCTGGACGTCGTCCGCCGCCGCGGCGTGCTATCCCCGGGGCAGGTGGTGCCGATGTCCATTCTCTGGCTTCTGCCGCAATACATGCTCCTGGGGATCGGCGACGTGTTCAACGCCATCGGGATGCTGGAGTTCTTCTACGACCAGTCGCCGGAGGGGATGCAGAGCCTAGGCACCACCTTCTTCACCAGCGGCATCGGTGCAGGGAACTTCCTCAACAGCCTACTCGTGACCGTGGTCGACCGTGTGACGAGGCGCGAGGGAGGCCGGAGCTGGATCGGGAACGACCTCAACAGCTCGCACCTCGACTACTACTACGCTTTCCTGATGGCCCTGTCGGCGCTAAACCTGGCGGCCTTCGTGTCAGTGGCGGCGAAGTACGAGTACAAGCGGGAGGTAGTGTTGGAGGTGGCGCCGCCGGAGGGAAAAGCTTCGGCGGTGGCCGGCCCAGGCGATCGGCGAGTCTGA
- the LOC121977326 gene encoding tRNA (guanine(26)-N(2))-dimethyltransferase-like — MAAAAAVAAHFFPIPPSPPFLLTRIRNPTRRPPFPANVSQTERGVEFETGDSFFRSESAVGRDLGVLSAALHRQSLCSGSGLRVIDAMCGCGIRALRYLAQAGADFVWANDASEDCRPLILSNLSRHPRVSPGGDRCWVVSHLDANRVLAENYLRREFFDFVDVDSFGSDSSFMGMAVATVRKGGLLYITSTDGHSSGGHRPHW; from the coding sequence atggccgccgccgccgccgtcgcgGCCCACTTCTTTCCTATTCCTCCCTCCCCTCCCTTCCTCCTTACCCGTATACGAAACCCGACCCGTCGGCCTCCGTTCCCCGCCAACGTCTCGCAGACTGAGCGCGGCGTCGAGTTCGAGACCGGCGATTCCTTCTTCCGCAGCGAGAGCGCCGTGGGCCGCGACCTTGGCGTCCTCTCCGCCGCCCTTCACCGCCAGTCCCTCTGCAGCGGTAGTGGCCTCCGTGTCATCGATGCAATGTGCGGCTGCGGCATCCGCGCTCTCCGTTACCTGGCCCAGGCCGGCGCCGACTTCGTCTGGGCCAACGACGCCTCCGAGGACTGCCGGCCCCTCATCCTCTCCAATCTATCCCGCCACCCCCGCGTGTCTCCAGGCGGCGACCGCTGCTGGGTCGTCAGCCACCTCGACGCCAACAGGGTCCTGGCCGAGAACTACCTCCGCAGGGAGTTCTTCGATTTTGTGGACGTTGATTCCTTCGGGAGCGACTCCTCGTTCATGGGGATGGCTGTTGCCACTGTCAGGAAGGGAGGATTGCTGTACATCACCTCCACCGATGGGCATTCCTCAGGAGGGCATCGACCTCACTGGTAA
- the LOC121974472 gene encoding uncharacterized protein LOC121974472, whose translation MISGGAGGGSFLLQIKEDDKFCARLLSKETSLANSSFRVYYGVAAAGSVPFRWESRPGTPKHTTSAAVLPPLTPPPCYHFSSPRSRIRSAKKPAGSKSSFLSLPRLLALKKATVGGGPAPSMSPSSSLSQSSSSSFLSSSSSYSPRSDHHRRPSGDDEAEFSGGGSLASTLCFGMRIFLAKKNALAQSTG comes from the coding sequence ATGATCTCCGGCGGCGCTGGCGGTGGCTCCTTCCTCCTCCAAATCAAGGAAGACGACAAGTTCTGCGCCAGGTTGCTCTCCAAGGAGACCTCCCTCGCCAACTCCTCCTTCCGAGTGTACTACGGCGTGGCGGCCGCCGGATCCGTGCCTTTCCGGTGGGAATCCCGGCCAGGGACGCCCAAGCACACCACCTCCGCCGCCGTCCTCCCTCCGCTCACTCCTCCCCCTTGCTACCACTTTTCCAGTCCCAGGAGCAGGATCAGGTCGGCCAAGAAACCGGCGGGCTCTAAatccagcttcttgtccctcccCAGGCTCCTCGCTCTCAAGAAGGCCACCGTCGGCGGCGGCCCGGCACCCTCCATGTCCCCTTCCTCCTCCCTGTCgcagtcctcctcctcctccttcctctcatcCTCATCCTCTTACTCGCCGCGCTCCGACCACCACCGACGGCCCTCCGGCGACGACGAGGCGGAGTTCTCCGGCGGAGGGTCCCTCGCCTCGACCCTCTGCTTCGGGATGCGAATTTTCCTGGCGAAGAAGAACGCGCTGGCGCAATCCACCGGCTGA